In Triticum aestivum cultivar Chinese Spring chromosome 5B, IWGSC CS RefSeq v2.1, whole genome shotgun sequence, the following proteins share a genomic window:
- the LOC123113381 gene encoding disease resistance protein Pik-2 produces the protein MDLVAAGRGEAIKWLLNKLGALLAEDYTLTRGVRRDIQYITDELGAMQAFIGDLFCMEPHGHDLLTRDWLKQIHEVTYDVEDCVDDFAHRLHHNPTTDLCCYSFTASKVYEVWTWWPRHEVASTLSELKMRVQQIGERCIQCSFDNPKTSSDRPGEAAIGFNAAENQQTRLALDRTKTPVGVERDMEMLGKWMLTAEGPAETIAQQLPSNSTVVPVEEPNADPTNHGVLCIVGLAGAGKTTIARSLYENFSDQFDRRAMVTVSQKSDVEAVLRSIHYQIMPQVREGTRQQRWWDTSHGSIGGSTLKKACDRLQTLKLQKLKKELKEHLEKYSYLLVLDDVCSTDMLELIKKSLPKSEKGSRVIVTSRFQAVASASVRNKGDYLYKAVILSTDKSEELFMDIMAEAKGCQEQQDKSKIIPEHWEMCMRLPLAIVIMAGYVACNPHISDWKQVFKDLVPDYLKPLSHDGLMCIIDNCYFDMPLEIKRCSLYLSIFPSGSQNSRKRLLRKWISEALVSEKQGLSVEEVAETCFNHLIKRQIIRAVKHSSNGKVKTYEVHHMIHEYLVCKAGEENFLTVVGGQWLVAPPSNMVRRLSLQSDGLKTESAKNNMNLSHVRSLSVFGTLNGLLSKPQKLRIVQHLDLEGCTDFKQEHTKVVCELFLLKHLSLRRTDITKLPKEIGKLQYLETLDIRETGITKLPKTICQLEKVKNILGGNKKTRKALKLPVDMKKKPIKSLCVLSGIEIVEGPSSVADIRQLTKLRKLVIYKLNIKNEGKLFDELRFSIEDLCGYSLQTLVIDDGSAGFLSSWGCLSSPPNFLNALELSCKLQAKVVNLPKWIIELDALTKLTLSVGMLSSDALVQLSQLRKLFSLTFSLDDAEQGLESEATCR, from the exons ATGGatctggtggcggcggggcgcggcgaggCCATCAAATGGCTCCTGAACAAACTCGGGGCGCTGCTTGCTGAGGACTACACTTTGACCCGAGGCGTCCGTCGCGACATACAGTACATCACCGACGAGCTCGGCGCTATGCAGGCGTTCATTGGCGACCTCTTCTGCATGGAGCCCCACGGCCACGACCTCCTGACAAGGGATTGGCTCAAGCAGATCCATGAGGTCACCTACGACGTCGAGGACTGCGTCGACGACTTCGCCCACCGGCTGCATCACAACCCCACCACCGATCTTTGCTGCTACTCGTTTACCGCCTCCAAAGTCTATGAGGTCTGGACGTGGTGGCCTCGCCACGAAGTAGCTTCTACTTTATCTGAACTCAAGATGCGGGTGCAGCAAATCGGTGAGCGGTGCATCCAGTGCAGCTTCGACAACCCAAAGACCAGCAGCGACAGGCCTGGTGAAGCTGCCATTGGGTTCAACGCTGCAGAGAATCAGCAGACAAGGCTTGCGCTTGATAGAACCAAGACACCCGTGGGAGTTGAAAGGGACATGGAGATGCTTGGGAAATGGATGCTGACAGCTGAGGGGCCGGCAGAGACCATTGCACAGCAACTTCCAAGCAATAGCACCGTTGTCCCTGTGGAAGAACCTAATGCAGATCCAACAAACCATGGTGTGCTGTGCATAGTCGGATTGGCAGGGGCCGGCAAGACCACAATAGCCAGATCATTATATGAAAACTTCAGTGATCAGTTTGACCGCAGGGCGATGGTCACAGTGTCACAGAAATCTGATGTAGAGGCAGTACTAAGGAGTATACACTACCAGATCATGCCACAGGTTAGAGAAGGTACCAGGCAGCAGCGGTGGTGGGACACATCTCATGGTAGTATTGGGGGCAGCACCTTGAAGAAAGCATGTGATAGACTACAAACGTTGAAACTTCAAAAACTCAAGAAAGAGCTTAAGGAGCACTTAGAGAAATACAG TTACCTGCTCGTGCTGGATGATGTTTGTTCTACTGATATGTTGGAGCTGATAAAGAAGTCACTGCCTAAAAGTGAGAAAGGTAGCAGAGTAATTGTTACGTCAAGGTTCCAGGCTGTTGCCAGTGCTTCTGTAAGGAATAAAGGTGATTATCTTTACAAGGCTGTAATCCTCAGCACGGACAAATCTGAAGAATTATTTATGGACATCATGGCTGAAGCTAAAGGTTGCCAGGAACAGCAAGATAAGAGCAAAATTATACCTGAACACTGGGAAATGTGCATGAGGCTGCCATTGGCGATAGTTATCATGGCTGGATATGTTGCCTGCAACCCTCATATTTCTGACTGGAAACAAGTTTTTAAGGATCTGGTACCAGACTATCTGAAACCTCTTTCCCATGATGGATTAATGTGCATTATTGATAATTGCTATTTTGATATGCCACTTGAGATCAAAAGATGCTCTCTATATCTCAGTATATTTCCAAGCGGTTCGCAAAATAGCAGGAAACGCCTCTTAAGAAAATGGATCTCAGAAGCTCTTGTCAGTGAGAAACAAGGATTGAGCGTAGAAGAGGTCGCAGAAACATGCTTCAATCATTTGATAAAGAGACAGATAATTCGAGCTGTGAAGCACAGTAGCAATGGAAAGGTGAAGACCTATGAAGTTCATCACATGATACATGAGTATCTTGTGTGCAAGGCGGGTGAAGAAAATTTTCTCACTGTGGTTGGTGGCCAGTGGTTGGTGGCACCGCCCAGTAATATGGTTCGCCGTTTGTCACTTCAGAGTGATGGTTTGAAGACTGAGAGTGCAAAAAATAACATGAACCTATCCCATGTGCGATCGTTGAGCGTATTTGGTACTTTGAATGGGTTGCTTTCCAAGCCACAAAAGTTGAGAATTGTGCAACATTTGGATCTTGAAGGCTGTACAGATTTCAAACAAGAACACACAAAAGTTGTTTGTGAACTTTTTCTTCTCAAGCACCTCAGCCTCCGCAGAACAGACATCACAAAGCTTCCTAAAGAGATAGGGAAACTTCAGTATTTAGAGACCCTTGACATCAGGGAAACTGGTATTACAAAGTTACCCAAAACTATTTGCCAGCTGGAAAAGGTGAAGAATATACTTGGCGGGAACAAAAAGACACGGAAGGCATTGAAGCTTCCTGTGGATATGAAGAAGAAGCCAATAAAATCCCTCTGTGTACTGTCAGGCATCGAAATTGTCGAAGGACCATCTTCAGTAGCAGATATCCGTCAGCTGACCAAGCTGAGGAAGCTTGTAATCTACAAGTTGAACATCAAGAATGAGGGTAAACTTTTCGATGAATTGAGGTTCTCCATTGAAGATCTTTGTGGCTACTCGCTCCAAACCCTTGTAATTGATGATGGGTCTGCTGGTTTTCTCAGCTCATGGGGTTGTCTCTCCTCCCCGCCCAATTTTCTGAATGCCCTTGAGCTGTCTTGCAAACTGCAGGCGAAAGTGGTTAATCTCCCAAAATGGATCATTGAACTGGACGCACTGACAAAGCTAACCCTCTCAGTCGGGATGCTTAGCTCAGATGCTTTGGTGCAACTTAGCCAGCTGAGGAAGCTGTTCTCTCTCACATTTTCTCTTGATGACGCAGAACAGGGTCTAGAATCGGAAGCCACTTGCAGATAG
- the LOC123113382 gene encoding RGS domain-containing serine/threonine-protein kinase A isoform X1 has translation MRGKQHGTQQNRTEENSTEEVISVSKRMRQHRTAAASAGGMSGMAPRHAAPPASLHYVRREPIRCWPLPRSSPRSSLSHEAGYRGAMEVDELLRKIRELEQGQAELVREIGRLAPGPRRRPRPAFSSRRAVAALPDPSPRPLRDNRARLSDRHCHWILQSLGQAVHIIAPDGKLLYWNRYAEHMYGYSASEAIGQDAIELIVHPTDYDAATVVIQNIFMGKCFRGKFPVKNKSGERFFIVVHNTPLYDDDGSLIGLICVSLDVRTLQEIFSPSTTEKSYQSSSKPHFHVNNRPKSGSQNKGSFDSQQPLQSAITSRITTFATKLTSRVRSRIRTGQNCERRCASGCEDQYSEHDVRADLTSSEASTLNGDVRYGAFVAEEKSPGELSKTNIDDSGEGKVGFHKMFSSKAEVLLAKKGISWPRKGRENDGGSGKSNIPSTHLHDKQANDQSHQRVPVVQSIIIPDCQDTKYAHSSKYEFSGSWWTFNNTSSISSTSTIGSPIERVDYEADCLDYEILWKDLLIGEQVGQGSCGTVYHALWYGSDVAVKLFSKQEYSEEMINTFRQEVSLMKKLRHPSIILFMGAVASEERLCIVTEFLPRGSLFQLLQKDTGKLDPRRKLNMAIDIARGMNYLHSSIPTIVHRDLKSSNLLVDKNWTVKVADFGLSRLKLETFLTTKGGKGTPQWMAPEVLRSEPSNEKSDVYSYGVVLWELVTHKIPWDTLNPMQVYFAIYYVCLVRLSQLWVSWIIDWRFQATWTLSGHRSSRVAGTATRSVALRSKSSWRGSRTCRSSTSCRLGHGVKLLGKVLER, from the exons ATGCGAGGAAAACAACATGGAACACAACAGAACAGAACAGAAGAGAACAGCACAGAAGAGGTGATTTCAGTTTCCAAGAGGATGAGGCAGCACCGCACCGCAGCAGCTAGCGCGGGTGGGATGTCAGGCATGGCGCCAcgccacgccgcgccgcccgcctccctcCATTATGTCAGGCGTGAGCCCATCCGTTGTTGGCCTCTGCCTAGGTCTTCTCCCCGCAGCTCGCTCTCTCACGAAGCCGGCTACAGAGGGGCGATGGAGGTGGACGAGCTGCTGAGGAAGATACGGGAGCTGGAGCAGGGGCAGGCCGAGCTCGTGCGGGAGATTGGCAGGCTCGCAccggggccccgccgccgcccccgccccgcgtTCTCGTCGCGGCGCGCCGTCGCCGCGCTCCCGGACCCGTCGCCGCGGCCGCTTCGCGACAACCGCGCCAGGCTCTCCGACAGGCACTGCCACTGGATACTGCAGTCGCTGGGCCAGGCCGTGCACATCATCGCGCCCGACGGCAAGCTCCTCTACTG GAACCGGTATGCTGAGCATATGTATGGCTATTCTGCATCAGAAGCAATTGGCCAGGATGCCATTGAGTTAATTGTTCATCCTACAGACTATGATGCTGCAACCGTCGTTATCCAGAATATATTTATGGGCAAGTGTTTTAGAGGAAAGTTTCCTGTTAAAAACAAGTCAGGAGAGAGGTTCTTTATTGTTGTCCATAACACTCCTTTATATGATGACGATGGTAGCTTGATTGGCCTCATATGTGTCTCGCTTGATGTACGGACACTGCAGGAGATATTTAGTCCTTCAACCACAGAGAAATCCTATCAAAGTTCATCAAAGCCCCATTTTCATGTTAACAACCGGCCTAAAAGTGGTTCACAAAACAAAGGTTCTTTTGACTCCCAGCAACCTCTTCAATCTGCTATCACCTCCAGGATAACAACTTTT GCCACCAAGCTTACAAGTAGAGTCCGTTCTCGGATAAGGACGGGTCAGAATTGTGAGAGACGGTGTGCTAGTGGCTGTGAGGATCAGTATTCTGAACATGATGTCAGGGCGGACCTCACATCAAGTGAGGCAAGCACCCTGAATGGGGATGTACGGTATGGCGCTTTTGTTGCTGAAGAGAAATCCCCTGGGGAGTTGAGCAAAACAAATATCGATGATTCAGGAGAAGGAAAAGTAGGGTTTCACAAAATGTTTAGTTCAAAGGCCGAGGTATTGCTGGCCAAGAAGGGGATATCCTGGCCTCGGAAAGGGCGTGAAAATGATGGGGGTTCTGGGAAGAGTAACATACCCTCAACACATTTACATGATAAGCAAGCGAATGACCAGAGTCATCAGAGAGTTCCAGTTGTACAGTCTATCATAATTCCAGACTGCCAAGACACTAAATACGCCCACTCAAGCAAATATGAGTTCTCAGGTTCCTGGTGGACTTTTAACAACACCAGTAGTATCAGCAGCACAAGTACTATTGGCAGTCCTATCGAGAGAGTGGATTATGAAGCGGACTGCTTAGATTATGAGATTCTGTGGAAAGATCTGCTAATTGGAGAACAAGTAGGCCAAG GTTCTTGTGGAACAGTGTATCATGCTTTGTGGTATGGTTCG GATGTGGCAGTTAAATTATTCTCCAAGCAGGAATATTCAGAAGAAATGATAAATACGTTCAGACAAGAG GTATCACTGATGAAGAAACTCCGACATCCCAGTATAATACTTTTCATGGGTGCAGTTGCATCAGAGGAACGACTTTGTATTGTTACAGAATTCCTCCCACG AGGGAGTTTGTTTCAGTTGCTTCAAAAGGACACTGGCAAGTTGGATCCAAGACGTAAACTTAACATGGCCATAGACATT GCAAGGGGCATGAATTATCTTCACAGTTCCATCCCCACTATTGTGCACCGTGATTTAAAATCGTCAAACCTGTTGGTTGATAAGAATTGGACTGTAAAG GTTGCAGACTTTGGTCTTTCGCGCCtcaaacttgaaacatttctgACAACAAAAGGTGGAAAAGGAACA CCGCAGTGGATGGCTCCAGAAGTGTTACGCAGTGAACCTTCAAATGAAAA GTCTGATGTATACAGCTATGGAGTGGTCCTGTGGGAGCTTGTTACTCATAAGATACCATGGGATACTCTCAATCCAATGCAGGTGTATTTTGCTATTTATTATGTATGTTTGGTTAG ATTATCGCAGCTGTGGGTTTCATGGATCATAGACTGGAGATTCCAAGCAACATGGACCCTCAGTGGGCATCGATCATCGAGAGTTGCTGGGACAG CGACCCGCAGCGTCGCCCTTCGTTCCAAGAGCTCCTGGAGAGGCTCCAGGACCTGCAGAAGCAGTACATCGTGCAGGCTCGGACACGGCGTGAAGCTGCTGGGAAAGGTGCTGGAAAGATGA
- the LOC123113382 gene encoding RGS domain-containing serine/threonine-protein kinase A isoform X2, giving the protein MRGKQHGTQQNRTEENSTEEVISVSKRMRQHRTAAASAGGMSGMAPRHAAPPASLHYVRREPIRCWPLPRSSPRSSLSHEAGYRGAMEVDELLRKIRELEQGQAELVREIGRLAPGPRRRPRPAFSSRRAVAALPDPSPRPLRDNRARLSDRHCHWILQSLGQAVHIIAPDGKLLYWNRYAEHMYGYSASEAIGQDAIELIVHPTDYDAATVVIQNIFMGKCFRGKFPVKNKSGERFFIVVHNTPLYDDDGSLIGLICVSLDVRTLQEIFSPSTTEKSYQSSSKPHFHVNNRPKSGSQNKGSFDSQQPLQSAITSRITTFATKLTSRVRSRIRTGQNCERRCASGCEDQYSEHDVRADLTSSEASTLNGDVRYGAFVAEEKSPGELSKTNIDDSGEGKVGFHKMFSSKAEVLLAKKGISWPRKGRENDGGSGKSNIPSTHLHDKQANDQSHQRVPVVQSIIIPDCQDTKYAHSSKYEFSGSWWTFNNTSSISSTSTIGSPIERVDYEADCLDYEILWKDLLIGEQVGQGSCGTVYHALWYGSDVAVKLFSKQEYSEEMINTFRQEVSLMKKLRHPSIILFMGAVASEERLCIVTEFLPRGSLFQLLQKDTGKLDPRRKLNMAIDIARGMNYLHSSIPTIVHRDLKSSNLLVDKNWTVKVADFGLSRLKLETFLTTKGGKGTPQWMAPEVLRSEPSNEKSDVYSYGVVLWELVTHKIPWDTLNPMQIIAAVGFMDHRLEIPSNMDPQWASIIESCWDSDPQRRPSFQELLERLQDLQKQYIVQARTRREAAGKGAGKMSAEDC; this is encoded by the exons ATGCGAGGAAAACAACATGGAACACAACAGAACAGAACAGAAGAGAACAGCACAGAAGAGGTGATTTCAGTTTCCAAGAGGATGAGGCAGCACCGCACCGCAGCAGCTAGCGCGGGTGGGATGTCAGGCATGGCGCCAcgccacgccgcgccgcccgcctccctcCATTATGTCAGGCGTGAGCCCATCCGTTGTTGGCCTCTGCCTAGGTCTTCTCCCCGCAGCTCGCTCTCTCACGAAGCCGGCTACAGAGGGGCGATGGAGGTGGACGAGCTGCTGAGGAAGATACGGGAGCTGGAGCAGGGGCAGGCCGAGCTCGTGCGGGAGATTGGCAGGCTCGCAccggggccccgccgccgcccccgccccgcgtTCTCGTCGCGGCGCGCCGTCGCCGCGCTCCCGGACCCGTCGCCGCGGCCGCTTCGCGACAACCGCGCCAGGCTCTCCGACAGGCACTGCCACTGGATACTGCAGTCGCTGGGCCAGGCCGTGCACATCATCGCGCCCGACGGCAAGCTCCTCTACTG GAACCGGTATGCTGAGCATATGTATGGCTATTCTGCATCAGAAGCAATTGGCCAGGATGCCATTGAGTTAATTGTTCATCCTACAGACTATGATGCTGCAACCGTCGTTATCCAGAATATATTTATGGGCAAGTGTTTTAGAGGAAAGTTTCCTGTTAAAAACAAGTCAGGAGAGAGGTTCTTTATTGTTGTCCATAACACTCCTTTATATGATGACGATGGTAGCTTGATTGGCCTCATATGTGTCTCGCTTGATGTACGGACACTGCAGGAGATATTTAGTCCTTCAACCACAGAGAAATCCTATCAAAGTTCATCAAAGCCCCATTTTCATGTTAACAACCGGCCTAAAAGTGGTTCACAAAACAAAGGTTCTTTTGACTCCCAGCAACCTCTTCAATCTGCTATCACCTCCAGGATAACAACTTTT GCCACCAAGCTTACAAGTAGAGTCCGTTCTCGGATAAGGACGGGTCAGAATTGTGAGAGACGGTGTGCTAGTGGCTGTGAGGATCAGTATTCTGAACATGATGTCAGGGCGGACCTCACATCAAGTGAGGCAAGCACCCTGAATGGGGATGTACGGTATGGCGCTTTTGTTGCTGAAGAGAAATCCCCTGGGGAGTTGAGCAAAACAAATATCGATGATTCAGGAGAAGGAAAAGTAGGGTTTCACAAAATGTTTAGTTCAAAGGCCGAGGTATTGCTGGCCAAGAAGGGGATATCCTGGCCTCGGAAAGGGCGTGAAAATGATGGGGGTTCTGGGAAGAGTAACATACCCTCAACACATTTACATGATAAGCAAGCGAATGACCAGAGTCATCAGAGAGTTCCAGTTGTACAGTCTATCATAATTCCAGACTGCCAAGACACTAAATACGCCCACTCAAGCAAATATGAGTTCTCAGGTTCCTGGTGGACTTTTAACAACACCAGTAGTATCAGCAGCACAAGTACTATTGGCAGTCCTATCGAGAGAGTGGATTATGAAGCGGACTGCTTAGATTATGAGATTCTGTGGAAAGATCTGCTAATTGGAGAACAAGTAGGCCAAG GTTCTTGTGGAACAGTGTATCATGCTTTGTGGTATGGTTCG GATGTGGCAGTTAAATTATTCTCCAAGCAGGAATATTCAGAAGAAATGATAAATACGTTCAGACAAGAG GTATCACTGATGAAGAAACTCCGACATCCCAGTATAATACTTTTCATGGGTGCAGTTGCATCAGAGGAACGACTTTGTATTGTTACAGAATTCCTCCCACG AGGGAGTTTGTTTCAGTTGCTTCAAAAGGACACTGGCAAGTTGGATCCAAGACGTAAACTTAACATGGCCATAGACATT GCAAGGGGCATGAATTATCTTCACAGTTCCATCCCCACTATTGTGCACCGTGATTTAAAATCGTCAAACCTGTTGGTTGATAAGAATTGGACTGTAAAG GTTGCAGACTTTGGTCTTTCGCGCCtcaaacttgaaacatttctgACAACAAAAGGTGGAAAAGGAACA CCGCAGTGGATGGCTCCAGAAGTGTTACGCAGTGAACCTTCAAATGAAAA GTCTGATGTATACAGCTATGGAGTGGTCCTGTGGGAGCTTGTTACTCATAAGATACCATGGGATACTCTCAATCCAATGCAG ATTATCGCAGCTGTGGGTTTCATGGATCATAGACTGGAGATTCCAAGCAACATGGACCCTCAGTGGGCATCGATCATCGAGAGTTGCTGGGACAG CGACCCGCAGCGTCGCCCTTCGTTCCAAGAGCTCCTGGAGAGGCTCCAGGACCTGCAGAAGCAGTACATCGTGCAGGCTCGGACACGGCGTGAAGCTGCTGGGAAAGGTGCTGGAAAGATGAGCGCTGAAGATTGCTAG